Part of the Pseudomonas lijiangensis genome is shown below.
TGTCGCTGCTACCCGGCCTGTTTCTGGTCGCCGTGGTGTTCAGCTTCAACCATATCGCCCGCACTCTGGAAGAGACTCAACGATGACCGACACGCCACAACTGATCGACCTCCAGAACCTCAGTGTGACCTATCGCTTCAACGGGCAGCTCACTCAGGCCGTGCGCAACGTCTCCTTTCAAGTAGCCCGAGGCGAAACCGTGGCGATTGTCGGCGAGTCCGGCTCGGGCAAGTCCACCATCGCCAACTCGATCCTCGGCCTGTTGCCGGATAACGCGACCATCACCAGCGGTGAGCTTCGGGTCGACGGCAACGACCTGAGCCACGCGTCTGAACGGGAGAAGCGCAGGGTTCGCGGCAGCATCATCGGTCTGGTGCCACAGGACCCGATGGTCAGCCTCAACCCGACCTTGCGTATTGGCCAGCAGATTGCCGAAGCGTTGATCCAGGCTCACGGCCGCCGCTACCCGGCCATCGACGCCGATGTGGTTGAGTTGCTGGAACAGGTCGGCCTCGACAAGCCGGTGCTGCGCGCCCGGCAATACCCTCACGAGCTGTCCGGCGGCATGCGCCAGCGGGTGCTGATCGCCATCGCGCTGGCAGGCAATCCCCGCCTGATCATCGCCGACGAGCCCACCAGCGCTCTGGACGTCACGGTGCAACGCAAGATACTCGACCACCTGCAACGTCTGGTGGGCGAGCGAGGCATTTCCCTGTTGATCATCACCCACGACCTTGGCGTGGCAGCGGACCGCGCAGACCGGGTGCTGGTGATGAAAAGCGGTGAACTGGTGGAGCAAGGTCCGCCACGGCAGATCCTTGTAAACCCCGAACACAGCTATACACGCGCATTGATTGCCGCCGCGCCGGCTTTCGGCCAGAGAAAAAGCCCGGCAGCACCCCGCTCTGCTTCGCCAGACACTAAGCCGTTGCTGACCCTGAGCAATATCGGCAAGACCTATCGCCTGCCTTACGTGAAAGGCGAAGACGCCGACTTCCAGGCCTTGCAGGACGTCAATTGCAAGGTTTATCCGGGACAGACGCTGGCCATAGTCGGCGAATCCGGCTCCGGCAAAAGCACGGCGCTACGTATCGCACTGGGCCTGGAAAAGCCGACTCACGGGCGAGTCCTGTTCGAGGACCGCGACGTCACGGACCTCGGCTGGAACGAGTTCAGGCCCTTGCGGCGGCGCATCCAGCTGGTTCAACAGAATCCGTTCGGTGCTCTCGACCCGCGCTTCACCCTGTTTGAAAGCATCGTTGAACCGCTGGTTTCCTTTGGCCTGCTCAAGGGCCGTGCGCTGGAACAGGCGGCACGCCAGTTGATCGAGCGGGTTCATTTGCCGACGGCGTATCTGGACCGACTGCCCAGAGAGCTGTCAGGCGGACAGCGGCAGCGTGTTGCGATTGCCAGAGCACTGGCTCTGCAACCGGACCTGCTGTTGCTCGATGAACCGGTCTCGGCACTGGATGTTTCTGTGCAGGCGCAGATCCTCGACCTGCTCGTCGAACTGCAAAGTGAACTGGGCATCGCTTACGTGCTGGTATCCCATGACCTTGCGGTTGTCGCCAGCGTCGCGCATCAGGTGCTGGTGCTCAAACACGGCAAGACCGTCGAGCAAGGTCCGGCCAGCGATGTTTTCGAACGACCCGAGGCGGCTTACACCCAGGAGCTTATTGCCGCGATACCGGGTCGAAGCCTGGAGTTGCAGGCTGCGATACAGGATTAATGCCCGCCTCAGACTTACTCTGCAAATGGTAGTGAAAGGTAATGTCGGCCCAGCTCCGTCAGCGTTCCCTCGTTACTCAGCAGGCTTGAAAAATGCGGGTCATCGTTCATTCGCCCGGTGAACCATGCATAACGGAATACATCAGCCCGGCTCTCGCAGATGGCAACCATTTCGGTCATCTGCTGCTTCTGCTTTTCGAGTGAGTCGATCTGGACACCATCCGGCACGGAATGCCAGTTGGCGAATTCGGTTACCCAGAACGGCTTTCCAAATCTGGACAGCCTGTCGAGCATTCCTGACAGGCCATAGTCGTACCAGTGAAAGGCCAGGTAGTCGATTTGCGGCTCCCTGTTCTGATTCTGCGCTCGGTAGGCCGCATAGAACGCATCCAGCCATACGACCGGGTCCCCATAACCGCTCATGGTTCCCCAGTTCATGGCGGGACCGACCAGCTTGACGCCGGTCTGGGCGGCTATCTGCTCCAGCCTTGGCCAGAACCGGGCTGCCGCTTCGGGAGTCATGTTCGCCTGATCCAGAAGATTCGGCTCATTGATGACCAACAGATAGCGAATAGCGGGATGTGCGAGCAGGTAAAGCTTCAACTGGCCGTCATCGACATTCGCATTCCAGACCATGGGGATGAAGTCCACCCCGTACATCGATGCATAGTCATAAGACGCCAGCCGGTCGTGAGGCTTGGGGCTCCAGTTGTACCACCAGCTGATTCCGGGAGCCAAAGCACTCAAGTCTGCTGGATACGCAATGTCATAGGCGATCCCGCGCTTTGCACTTTTTGTTGTGGCAGCCCAGGCAGATGCGCTCAATACCAGCATCAGCAGCACACAAAAGAATCGTGCGCAGCGTTGTCTTGCAGCGTTTTGCAAAAGCATGGGCTGATCTTCCATAGATGATTCAAAGGAAAGTCTTATTCAGATCTTCCAACGACAGAAACTTTTCCTACCCTGCTTCAGCCGGACTTCAAACCCTTAACTTATTCGCATTTCTTGAAAATCCACTACAGAAAGCTCTACAACTAACCTGTTGCAAAACCCAAACTAAACCATTCACAAACCTTTATTTAACACACAAAAAACTACCATTAAAATCAAGCTGCAACAGCATATCAGACCACTAAACCTAACAGCAATTAGGTTTACAAATTAGCAAAATAAATACAGAAAAAAGCGCAAAACAAGCAAAATAAACCAATAAGCAATCAAAAATAAGCAATAAAACACCAAAAAATAGAGATTTTTGCCTCTTAAATCCAGCATCAACCTCAAAAAAAAGCGCCAATAGCCATGCGCCAGCATTTCCAACTAGCCTCATAAAATATAATTTCTCCCCCGCTGAACTTTTCATCCTCTTCCCGGACTTAACATGCGGCCTTCAGGCGGAACTTCTGTATTCCGCGATCAGCCGACTCCACACTTATCCTTTATCGAGACTCCATCGATGACTAGACCCCTGCTGTCTGTTGTTAGCGTATTACTGCTGGGCGCCTCCAGTATCAGCCCGGTTTGGGCAGACTCTAAAGCGGTCGACACACATCACTCGGAACAAGCTGTTCGTGAACAGGTGGATAAACAAAGGGATCAACTTTCGGGTGCCAACAAAATTGCCACGCCGGCTGAAAAAGGATCGGCCGCACTTCTGCAGGCCCCTGTAGATACAGAGGATGCACCCGCTCAGGTGCAGAAACCATGAACATCGGCTCCCATGATTCCCTCAACCTGCGCCTCCCTCACCCGCCAAAAAGGATGCTGCCCTTGTCAGCCTTCAAACACACACTGGGCTTGAGCATATTGGCCATAAGCGTATCGCAGGCCAGTATTGCCATGGCCGTGACGCCCATGACCGGCAACGAGGTAGAAGCCCGTGTCGGTGCCTTCCTGGACAACATGAGTGTCTCGGAAAAGATCAACTTCACCCGCGTGGATGACGGGCGCATGATTCCGCGCCTGAGCAAGTGGGGGATGGAAGGTACCGTCGCGTATGACTCGGCGATGGGCGTGCATGTCAACAATGCGACATTCGGAGCCCAGTACCCGGCTCAATCCGCGCTGGCGGCCACCTGGAGCATCAACCGCGCCAAGGAGTTCGGCCTGGCAATCGGGTACGAAACCCGCATCGCTGGCGGCCAGCAAATGCTGTCTCCGGGCGTCAACCTGTATCGCACGCCTTATGCAGGACGTACCGCCGAGTATGTGAGTGGCGAAGATCCATTCCTTGGCGCCGTGCTGGCCCCAGCCATCACCAACGGCATCCAGGTCCAGGGCATACAGGCTGCCGGCAAGCACTATGTGGCCAATGAACAGGAAGCCAACCGGCATTACGTCGATATCCGCGTTGATGAGCGCGCCCTGCGCGAAATGTACCTGCCCGGCTTCGAGTCGATGGTCAAGAACGCCAATATCGCCTCGATCATGTGCGGCTACAACAAGATCAATGGCGACTATGCCTGTGAGAACCACCACCTGATCACGGACGTTCTCAAGGGTGAATGGGGCTTTCAAGGCTTCGTGATGAGCGACTTCAACTCGGTGCAGGATGCCTTCAAGGGTGCATGGGCCGGGACCGATATCGATATGCCGTCCGGCCTTCAATTCACCGAGGCCAAACTGCTTCCTTACCTGTGGAGCGGGCAACTGACTCAGAACGTCATCGACGACAAGGTCAGACGCAACTTGCGCGGCCTGGTGAGCTACGGTTTCGACAAGCAGTTGAACAAGGCCCAGACCCTGGAGCATCCGGAATACGGCATGCGTGCGGCGCTGAATATGGCCCGCGAGTCGACCGTGCTTTTGCGTAATGAAAAGACCGCGAAGGGAACCCCTCTGCTGCCACTGGCCCGTGATGCAAAAATCGCCGTTATCGGTGATCTGGCCATACAGCCTCCGGCTTCGCCGTTCGGTACTGCAAATTCGCCACCCAACACCTACGTGACAGAACTCAGCGGCC
Proteins encoded:
- a CDS encoding dipeptide ABC transporter ATP-binding protein produces the protein MTDTPQLIDLQNLSVTYRFNGQLTQAVRNVSFQVARGETVAIVGESGSGKSTIANSILGLLPDNATITSGELRVDGNDLSHASEREKRRVRGSIIGLVPQDPMVSLNPTLRIGQQIAEALIQAHGRRYPAIDADVVELLEQVGLDKPVLRARQYPHELSGGMRQRVLIAIALAGNPRLIIADEPTSALDVTVQRKILDHLQRLVGERGISLLIITHDLGVAADRADRVLVMKSGELVEQGPPRQILVNPEHSYTRALIAAAPAFGQRKSPAAPRSASPDTKPLLTLSNIGKTYRLPYVKGEDADFQALQDVNCKVYPGQTLAIVGESGSGKSTALRIALGLEKPTHGRVLFEDRDVTDLGWNEFRPLRRRIQLVQQNPFGALDPRFTLFESIVEPLVSFGLLKGRALEQAARQLIERVHLPTAYLDRLPRELSGGQRQRVAIARALALQPDLLLLDEPVSALDVSVQAQILDLLVELQSELGIAYVLVSHDLAVVASVAHQVLVLKHGKTVEQGPASDVFERPEAAYTQELIAAIPGRSLELQAAIQD
- a CDS encoding glycoside hydrolase family protein → MLVLSASAWAATTKSAKRGIAYDIAYPADLSALAPGISWWYNWSPKPHDRLASYDYASMYGVDFIPMVWNANVDDGQLKLYLLAHPAIRYLLVINEPNLLDQANMTPEAAARFWPRLEQIAAQTGVKLVGPAMNWGTMSGYGDPVVWLDAFYAAYRAQNQNREPQIDYLAFHWYDYGLSGMLDRLSRFGKPFWVTEFANWHSVPDGVQIDSLEKQKQQMTEMVAICESRADVFRYAWFTGRMNDDPHFSSLLSNEGTLTELGRHYLSLPFAE